The Geothrix sp. genome window below encodes:
- a CDS encoding Rrf2 family transcriptional regulator, with protein sequence MKISARGRYSMQALFDLAHHSHGQPVPLHVIAERQKLSLPFLEQIFNKLKKAGVVASVRGPKGGYILTRPCNQVSVGEILRLTDSSFYAVAKEDPRAANQALMADERMSLMLWNRLSDHISAFMEKVTFADLCSETSSNSCPDCTCPDYVKDVQGQISRGERKACGVI encoded by the coding sequence GTGAAGATCTCGGCCCGAGGCAGGTACAGCATGCAGGCCCTGTTCGACCTGGCTCACCACAGCCATGGCCAGCCGGTGCCCCTGCATGTGATCGCCGAGCGCCAGAAGCTCTCCCTGCCCTTCCTGGAGCAGATCTTCAACAAGCTCAAGAAAGCCGGCGTCGTCGCCAGCGTGCGCGGTCCCAAGGGCGGCTACATCCTCACCCGGCCCTGCAACCAGGTGAGCGTGGGCGAGATTCTGCGCCTCACGGACAGCAGCTTCTACGCCGTGGCGAAGGAGGATCCCAGGGCCGCCAACCAGGCGCTCATGGCCGATGAGCGCATGAGCCTCATGCTCTGGAACCGCCTCTCCGACCACATCTCCGCTTTCATGGAGAAGGTGACCTTCGCCGACCTGTGTTCGGAGACCTCCAGCAACTCCTGCCCGGACTGCACCTGCCCTGACTATGTCAAGGATGTCCAGGGCCAGATCAGCCGGGGCGAACGCAAGGCCTGCGGCGTGATCTGA
- a CDS encoding thioredoxin family protein, with protein sequence MKPALLALGTLGLLAQPPGPVPVSLPAALPGGPQVDAKDHLPLLLGETTPKAILAHRAIFRDTLAKVQLSPALKARWKGVSRPLTLVAVFGSWCGDSHYQLPDLLALEADPNPFIEVHYLGVNRDKAIEATAWPKGCAPQKAVRVPTFYLFSTQPGGEQKLVGSVVENPPRAGQRMAEALVELVETAAAQP encoded by the coding sequence ATGAAACCTGCCCTTCTGGCTCTCGGAACCCTGGGACTGTTGGCCCAGCCGCCCGGTCCGGTCCCCGTCTCCCTGCCGGCGGCCCTCCCCGGCGGACCGCAGGTGGACGCCAAGGACCACCTCCCCCTGCTGCTGGGCGAGACGACGCCCAAGGCCATCCTGGCCCATCGCGCCATCTTCCGGGACACGCTGGCCAAAGTGCAGCTCTCGCCGGCCCTGAAGGCCCGCTGGAAGGGCGTGAGCCGGCCCCTGACCCTCGTGGCGGTCTTCGGCTCCTGGTGCGGCGACAGCCACTACCAGCTGCCGGACCTGCTGGCGCTCGAGGCGGATCCCAACCCGTTCATCGAAGTCCACTACCTGGGGGTCAACCGGGACAAGGCCATCGAGGCGACCGCGTGGCCCAAGGGCTGCGCCCCCCAGAAAGCGGTTCGGGTGCCGACCTTCTACCTGTTCTCCACCCAGCCCGGCGGCGAGCAGAAGCTGGTGGGGTCCGTGGTGGAGAATCCCCCGCGGGCCGGGCAGCGCATGGCCGAAGCCCTGGTGGAGCTGGTCGAGACGGCCGCCGCCCAGCCCTGA
- a CDS encoding ABC transporter substrate-binding protein: MYWRRLILLTCLLCGLGAAEPIRVAVDEWTTVNPLLMSRDTDGEAVDLLFDRLVTLDADGNFIPELLQSWTILKGGREVVLELRPGMTWHDGTPIEAEDLVFTWRTLRLPQVRAIADTVGGVASLDSLMAEGPLRVRIRLSRPRGTLLSDLYNFIPVPRRHYQMGAKPMAAPVNFQPVGSGPYRVVERATTKHLKLERWEGYRGAHPGSWPAFEFSDPTAEKSTAKAILEGRFHFAATSALSHYLVRKGALGAGHLQVYSVPQAAFGAFFLNCDPKRSLLGELALREALAELTPWQEFARARQFFPARLASSFWPPENWAHDPEPRPLPQAERAESILESAGWHLGSGGVRRDAKGRTLSLVAYEQVNSATRSMARLLAERAAKVGIRIEVRKLTFQALTEKSAEHEGDIWSYGWTTSLDPDVDAPLFTRDGYRTKANVSGYLNPEVDRLFDEGRHTLDPEARRKIYLKLSEIIWRDKPVIPLNYNLARILATRRLQGVSFNVLGQAYGFWPGKRGWTLVD, encoded by the coding sequence ATGTACTGGCGCCGCCTGATCCTGCTGACCTGCCTGCTCTGCGGCCTGGGCGCCGCCGAGCCGATCCGCGTGGCCGTGGATGAATGGACCACGGTAAACCCCCTGCTCATGTCCCGCGATACGGATGGGGAGGCGGTGGATCTCCTCTTCGACCGCCTGGTGACCCTGGACGCCGACGGGAACTTCATTCCTGAGCTGCTGCAGAGCTGGACCATCCTCAAGGGTGGGCGCGAAGTCGTCCTGGAGCTGCGGCCGGGCATGACCTGGCATGACGGCACGCCCATCGAGGCGGAGGATCTGGTCTTCACCTGGCGGACCTTGAGGCTCCCCCAGGTCCGCGCCATCGCGGACACGGTCGGAGGCGTGGCCAGTCTGGACAGCCTGATGGCCGAGGGGCCGCTCCGGGTGCGGATCCGACTCTCCCGGCCGCGGGGAACCCTCCTCTCGGACCTCTACAACTTCATCCCGGTCCCCCGGCGCCACTACCAGATGGGGGCGAAGCCCATGGCCGCACCGGTGAACTTCCAGCCCGTTGGGTCGGGGCCCTACCGGGTCGTGGAGCGGGCCACCACCAAGCACCTGAAGCTCGAACGCTGGGAGGGGTACCGCGGAGCCCACCCGGGCTCGTGGCCCGCCTTCGAGTTCAGCGATCCCACCGCCGAGAAATCCACGGCCAAGGCGATCCTGGAGGGGCGGTTCCACTTTGCGGCCACCAGTGCCCTATCCCACTACCTGGTGCGGAAGGGCGCCCTGGGGGCGGGGCATCTCCAGGTCTATTCCGTGCCCCAGGCCGCCTTCGGAGCCTTTTTCCTGAACTGTGATCCGAAGCGCAGTCTGCTGGGCGAGCTGGCCCTTCGAGAGGCCCTGGCGGAACTGACCCCCTGGCAGGAGTTTGCACGGGCCCGCCAGTTCTTCCCCGCTCGTCTGGCCTCGTCGTTCTGGCCACCGGAGAACTGGGCCCATGACCCTGAACCGAGGCCGCTGCCCCAGGCCGAGCGTGCGGAATCAATCCTGGAATCAGCCGGATGGCACCTGGGGTCCGGTGGCGTCCGGCGGGATGCGAAAGGGCGCACCCTCTCCCTCGTGGCCTATGAGCAGGTCAATTCTGCGACCCGCAGCATGGCTCGACTCCTGGCGGAACGGGCCGCCAAAGTAGGCATCCGCATCGAGGTGCGGAAGCTGACTTTCCAGGCCCTGACCGAGAAGTCCGCCGAACACGAGGGCGACATCTGGTCCTACGGGTGGACCACCTCTCTGGATCCCGATGTGGACGCCCCGCTCTTCACCCGGGACGGCTACCGCACCAAGGCCAATGTCAGCGGCTATCTGAACCCGGAGGTGGATCGGCTCTTCGATGAAGGGCGGCACACGCTGGATCCAGAGGCCCGCCGGAAGATCTACCTGAAGCTCTCCGAAATCATCTGGCGGGACAAGCCGGTGATCCCCCTCAACTACAACCTGGCGAGGATCCTGGCGACCCGGCGGCTGCAGGGCGTGTCCTTCAATGTGCTGGGGCAGGCCTACGGCTTCTGGCCCGGCAAGCGGGGCTGGACGCTGGTGGACTGA
- a CDS encoding WYL domain-containing protein, with amino-acid sequence MAVTKTPRKKPVTAPADEKKPAAKAKAPLKKAAPKKVEAAEPKAKAAPKAPARTKTAKAVEPAAEIAAPAIPAPLPEPAAGTPKKLSAMPTLPPLAASILAAIQEGRAVEFIFADADANAPRTFEPRHLTFDALSQAWYAWGWDRRYNAERHHRLDLLAEVNEVEGVGRAAQGPYPEGTPANQIGGWLGGDAIAVKATLLKQWVFAVKQAPPAFPHFKLEELGDGQAQVTFSATDLRAIARWAMQFGDGIQVLEPARLVDRIKQVGAVWAGRERQPSAPAPRPAQRPEPSSEPRRAEARPPHEVKHEARPDTKPEPRPHREPRPEREREESAPKGKAGKVEVIRFDRL; translated from the coding sequence ATGGCCGTGACCAAGACCCCCCGCAAGAAGCCCGTGACCGCCCCCGCCGATGAGAAGAAACCTGCCGCCAAGGCCAAGGCGCCGCTGAAGAAGGCCGCCCCGAAGAAAGTCGAGGCCGCGGAACCCAAGGCCAAGGCCGCCCCCAAGGCGCCCGCCAGGACCAAGACCGCCAAGGCCGTGGAACCTGCAGCCGAAATCGCCGCTCCCGCCATTCCAGCGCCTCTTCCGGAGCCGGCAGCGGGCACCCCCAAAAAGCTTTCGGCCATGCCGACCCTGCCGCCCCTGGCCGCGTCCATCCTCGCCGCCATCCAGGAGGGCCGCGCCGTCGAGTTCATTTTCGCCGATGCAGACGCCAACGCCCCCCGCACCTTCGAGCCCCGCCATCTCACCTTCGATGCCCTCAGCCAGGCCTGGTATGCCTGGGGCTGGGACCGTCGCTACAACGCCGAGCGCCACCACCGCCTGGATCTGCTGGCCGAGGTGAACGAGGTGGAGGGTGTGGGCCGGGCGGCCCAGGGCCCCTATCCCGAGGGAACCCCCGCCAACCAGATCGGTGGCTGGCTGGGCGGCGATGCCATCGCCGTGAAGGCCACGCTGCTCAAGCAGTGGGTCTTTGCCGTGAAGCAGGCTCCGCCGGCCTTCCCCCACTTCAAGCTCGAGGAGCTGGGTGACGGCCAGGCGCAGGTCACCTTCTCGGCCACGGACCTGCGGGCCATTGCCCGCTGGGCCATGCAGTTCGGCGACGGCATCCAGGTGCTGGAACCCGCCCGGCTGGTGGATCGCATCAAGCAGGTGGGCGCCGTCTGGGCGGGCCGGGAACGGCAGCCCAGTGCGCCGGCCCCCAGGCCGGCTCAGCGTCCGGAACCCTCCTCTGAGCCCCGCCGCGCTGAGGCCCGTCCTCCGCACGAGGTGAAGCACGAGGCGAGGCCCGACACCAAGCCCGAGCCGCGGCCCCACCGCGAGCCCCGTCCCGAGCGGGAGCGCGAGGAGTCTGCCCCCAAGGGGAAGGCCGGCAAGGTCGAGGTCATCCGCTTCGACCGCCTCTGA
- a CDS encoding DMT family transporter, with protein MGHRNVRFAAVMGLHTFISAGTFLLGKTAADTMPTLALGLLRFLIAGAGFLLLARIRHLDLWTVVRSDWRTYLWAGFLGVTLNQLAFLGGLALTLPSHAALLYALTPTVVLLLAWARGQERPGPRKLGGLALAFSGVLVLFSGKAGRVLPPRWILGDLMVLVAVVAWAGYTVMSRPLVQKHGAQRATTLSILFGLAIFAPLGALGLPRLMVAAVPPMAWVGLIYLGLMTSVVSYLLWFHALSMKEPSRVAIATNGQPVATALLAWIFYGQAITPAFAVGAALVLGGVLLTQL; from the coding sequence ATGGGCCATCGCAATGTTCGCTTTGCCGCCGTCATGGGGCTTCACACCTTCATCTCCGCCGGGACCTTCCTGCTCGGGAAGACTGCGGCGGACACGATGCCGACCCTGGCTCTGGGTCTGCTCCGCTTCCTTATCGCCGGTGCAGGCTTTCTTCTGCTGGCTCGAATCCGGCACCTGGATCTGTGGACGGTGGTCCGCAGCGATTGGCGGACCTATCTCTGGGCCGGGTTCCTGGGCGTGACGCTCAACCAGCTCGCCTTCCTCGGCGGATTGGCCCTCACGCTGCCCTCCCACGCCGCGCTGCTCTACGCGCTGACACCCACCGTGGTGCTGCTGCTGGCCTGGGCCCGCGGGCAGGAGCGGCCCGGCCCGCGCAAGCTGGGGGGCCTCGCGTTGGCCTTTTCGGGCGTGCTGGTGCTGTTTTCGGGAAAGGCCGGTCGGGTGTTGCCGCCCCGGTGGATTCTGGGCGATCTCATGGTGCTGGTGGCGGTCGTGGCCTGGGCGGGGTACACGGTGATGAGTCGGCCCCTGGTGCAGAAACACGGCGCCCAGCGGGCCACCACGCTGTCCATCCTTTTCGGTCTGGCGATCTTCGCACCCCTCGGCGCCCTGGGTCTGCCCAGGCTGATGGTGGCCGCCGTTCCGCCCATGGCCTGGGTGGGTCTGATCTACCTGGGCTTGATGACGAGCGTGGTGTCCTACCTGCTCTGGTTCCACGCCCTGTCCATGAAGGAACCCAGCCGGGTGGCCATCGCCACCAACGGGCAGCCCGTCGCCACGGCCCTGTTGGCCTGGATCTTCTACGGGCAGGCCATCACGCCGGCTTTTGCGGTGGGCGCGGCCCTGGTGCTGGGCGGCGTCCTCCTCACGCAGCTGTAA
- a CDS encoding site-specific tyrosine recombinase XerD, which yields MPRARTHEEPENGWPLGWGTSLREFRTFLAVERGLSVHTASGYLSDLNHLVVWACDRGISATDLMRDHLTAFLVSQHAEGKAPRSLARMSSSLRAFLTFLRMEGGEGAGPEAVVKPPRPPRILPRTLGESQVEALLNAPDTATPLGVRDRAWLELLYASGLRVSELAGLPALSVFLDEGFLKVTGKGRKERLIPFGSSAERWIRAWLTLRPGFKPRGGELFVGQRGEGITRQHLWRLLKAYALKAGLRVEAVSPHVLRHAFATHLLDHGADLRAVQAMLGHADISTTQIYTHVHQARLRALYDQMHPRSGSPMGD from the coding sequence ATGCCCCGCGCCCGAACGCATGAAGAACCCGAGAACGGCTGGCCGCTGGGTTGGGGGACCAGCCTCCGCGAGTTCCGCACCTTCCTGGCGGTGGAGCGGGGACTCTCGGTCCACACGGCTTCGGGCTACCTCTCCGATCTGAACCACCTGGTCGTCTGGGCCTGTGATCGGGGCATCTCCGCCACCGACCTGATGCGGGACCACCTCACCGCCTTCCTCGTCTCCCAGCATGCCGAAGGGAAGGCTCCCCGCAGCCTGGCGCGGATGAGCTCCAGCCTGCGTGCCTTCCTCACCTTCCTCCGCATGGAGGGCGGCGAGGGTGCGGGCCCCGAGGCCGTGGTGAAGCCACCCCGCCCACCCCGCATCCTGCCCCGCACCCTGGGCGAAAGCCAGGTGGAAGCCCTGCTGAATGCACCGGACACGGCCACGCCCCTGGGCGTGCGGGATCGTGCCTGGCTGGAGCTCCTCTACGCCTCGGGCCTCCGCGTCTCCGAACTGGCGGGGCTCCCGGCCCTTTCGGTGTTCCTGGACGAAGGCTTCCTCAAGGTCACGGGCAAGGGCCGCAAGGAACGGCTCATCCCCTTCGGCTCCAGCGCCGAGCGGTGGATCCGCGCCTGGCTCACCCTGCGCCCCGGATTCAAGCCCAGGGGCGGCGAACTCTTCGTGGGCCAGCGCGGAGAGGGGATCACGCGCCAGCACCTGTGGCGGCTCCTCAAGGCCTACGCCCTCAAGGCCGGCCTCCGCGTCGAGGCCGTGAGCCCCCATGTGCTGCGCCACGCCTTCGCCACGCACCTCCTGGACCACGGCGCCGACCTCCGCGCCGTCCAGGCCATGCTCGGCCACGCCGACATCAGCACGACCCAGATCTACACCCATGTCCATCAGGCGAGACTCCGCGCCCTGTACGATCAGATGCACCCCCGGAGCGGTTCGCCGATGGGCGATTGA
- the acpP gene encoding acyl carrier protein produces the protein MADVRKKVIAIIAEQLAKPEDSISESSHFVDDLGADSLDTVEIIMAIEEAFSLEIPESEQEKIRTVGDAIAYIEKHAKA, from the coding sequence ATGGCTGATGTGCGTAAGAAGGTCATTGCGATTATTGCCGAGCAGTTGGCCAAGCCCGAGGATTCCATTTCCGAATCCAGCCACTTTGTGGACGACCTCGGTGCGGACAGCCTCGATACCGTCGAGATCATCATGGCCATCGAAGAGGCCTTCAGCCTCGAGATCCCTGAGAGCGAGCAGGAGAAGATCCGCACGGTGGGCGATGCGATCGCCTACATCGAGAAGCACGCGAAGGCCTAG
- the fabF gene encoding beta-ketoacyl-ACP synthase II, with protein MSRTVQRRRVVITGMGTVNPCGLTVPETWANLLAGKSGIGTIDRFDVTDFACKIAGQVKGFNPDLFIEKKEQKKMDIFIHYALGAAHEAWVDAGFDQVELTKAEREVFGTYIGSGIGGLSTIWDEANGYRGPRRTSPFFIPSLIVNLASGQASIKYGLQGPCSAVATACATGAHAIGDAARLIAFGYADRMMAGGSDSVVNQLGVGGFAAMRALSTRNDEPERASRPFDVDRDGFVMAEGAGIVILEEYELAKARGAKIYAEVAGYGMSGDANHITTPAPEGEGGQRVMRAAIKDADIAAEEVGYVNMHGTSTPVGDKLECQAIQKVFGEHSKKIKVSSSKSMHGHLLGAAGGLETIVAVMAVKTGKIPPTINVDRQDPECDLDVTPNVAGTFDAEYAMNNGFGFGGTNGCLVLRKI; from the coding sequence ATGAGCAGGACTGTCCAGCGCCGTCGCGTCGTCATCACGGGCATGGGAACGGTCAATCCCTGCGGCCTTACCGTTCCCGAGACCTGGGCCAACCTCCTGGCCGGGAAGAGCGGCATCGGCACCATCGACCGTTTCGATGTCACCGACTTCGCCTGCAAGATCGCGGGGCAGGTCAAGGGCTTCAACCCCGACCTGTTCATCGAGAAGAAAGAGCAGAAGAAGATGGACATCTTCATCCACTACGCCCTGGGCGCGGCCCACGAGGCCTGGGTGGATGCGGGCTTCGATCAGGTGGAACTCACCAAGGCCGAGCGCGAGGTGTTCGGCACCTACATCGGCAGCGGCATCGGCGGCCTCAGCACCATCTGGGACGAGGCCAACGGCTACCGCGGCCCCCGCCGCACCAGCCCCTTCTTCATCCCCAGCCTCATCGTGAACCTGGCCAGCGGCCAGGCCAGCATCAAGTACGGCCTGCAGGGCCCGTGCAGCGCCGTGGCCACCGCCTGCGCCACCGGCGCCCACGCCATCGGGGACGCCGCGCGCCTCATCGCCTTCGGCTATGCGGACCGCATGATGGCCGGCGGCAGCGACTCGGTGGTGAACCAGCTGGGCGTGGGCGGCTTCGCGGCCATGCGTGCCCTCAGCACCCGCAACGACGAGCCCGAGCGCGCCTCCCGGCCCTTTGATGTGGACCGGGACGGCTTCGTGATGGCCGAGGGCGCCGGCATCGTCATCCTCGAGGAGTACGAGCTGGCCAAGGCCCGGGGCGCCAAGATCTATGCCGAGGTCGCTGGGTACGGCATGAGCGGCGACGCCAACCACATCACGACCCCGGCCCCCGAGGGCGAGGGCGGCCAGCGCGTCATGCGGGCGGCCATCAAGGACGCCGACATCGCGGCCGAGGAAGTGGGCTATGTGAACATGCACGGCACCAGCACGCCCGTGGGCGACAAGCTGGAGTGTCAGGCCATCCAGAAGGTCTTCGGCGAGCACTCGAAGAAGATCAAGGTGAGCAGCTCCAAGTCCATGCATGGCCACCTGCTGGGCGCCGCCGGCGGCCTGGAAACCATCGTGGCCGTCATGGCCGTCAAGACCGGGAAGATCCCGCCCACCATCAATGTGGACCGTCAGGACCCCGAGTGCGATCTGGATGTGACGCCCAATGTGGCCGGCACCTTCGACGCCGAATACGCCATGAACAATGGCTTCGGCTTCGGCGGCACCAATGGCTGCCTGGTTCTGCGGAAAATCTAG
- the uvrB gene encoding excinuclease ABC subunit UvrB codes for MAKAIPFKLVSPYSPAGDQPEAIAQLVEGLQRGDRAQTLLGVTGSGKTYTMASTIARAGRPALIFAPNKTLAAQLFSEFKQFFPENAVEYFVSYYDYYQPEAYVPERDLFIDKDAKINEELEKLRLSATRCLLERRDTIVVASVSCIYGLGDPSSYLNLSVNLKTGQTIDRAMLLRDLVAIQYQRNHLSFEPGIFRVRGDVVEVYPAYEDVAYRIELWGDEVERLSKIDPLRGVVTEKLDDLTIWPKTHYVTPEDKLKAAIHDIKVELEARENEFRAAGKIVELQRLHQRVIYDVEMMKEMGHCSGIENYSRFLDGRQPGQPPHTLLDYFPEDFIVFMDESHVATGQLHGMYNGDRSRKTTLVDYGFRLPSALDNRPLKFEEFESRVKQVVYVSATPGDYELQQSGGAFVEQVVRPTGLVDPLVEVRPVGTQVDDLLEEIRKTVARDERVLVTVLTKKLAEQLTAYYQELGIKAEYLHSEIDTLERVELLKNLRRGVFDVLVGINLLREGLDLPEVSLVAILDADKEGFLRNNRSLIQTIGRAARHVNGRAILYADVMTGSMKQAIGETERRRNKQLAHNLEHGITPETVKRNLDDVMGEALAREFINVSREDQAAEEPLLYLEDKAFEREVAKLEKRMKELASHMKFEEAAELRDRILHARRDRLLSAGDSPLAMASGPVPG; via the coding sequence ATGGCCAAGGCAATTCCCTTCAAGCTCGTGTCGCCGTACTCCCCCGCCGGGGACCAGCCGGAGGCCATCGCGCAGCTGGTGGAAGGGCTCCAGCGAGGGGACCGTGCCCAGACCCTGCTGGGGGTGACGGGTTCGGGAAAGACCTACACCATGGCCAGCACCATCGCCCGGGCCGGCCGTCCGGCGCTCATTTTCGCGCCGAACAAGACCCTCGCCGCGCAGCTGTTCAGCGAGTTCAAGCAGTTCTTCCCCGAGAACGCCGTCGAGTACTTCGTCAGCTACTACGACTACTACCAGCCCGAGGCCTATGTGCCCGAGCGGGACCTGTTCATCGACAAGGACGCGAAGATCAACGAGGAGCTGGAGAAGCTGCGCCTCAGTGCCACCCGCTGCCTGCTGGAGCGGCGCGACACCATCGTGGTGGCCTCTGTGAGCTGCATCTACGGCCTGGGTGATCCCAGCTCATACCTGAACCTCTCGGTGAATCTGAAGACCGGGCAGACCATCGACCGGGCCATGCTGCTGCGGGATCTGGTGGCCATCCAGTACCAGCGCAACCACCTGAGCTTCGAGCCCGGCATCTTCCGCGTGCGGGGCGATGTGGTGGAGGTCTATCCGGCCTACGAGGATGTGGCCTACCGCATCGAGCTCTGGGGCGACGAAGTGGAGCGCCTCTCGAAGATCGACCCCCTGCGGGGCGTGGTGACCGAGAAGCTGGACGACCTCACCATCTGGCCCAAGACGCACTATGTGACCCCCGAGGACAAGCTCAAGGCCGCCATCCACGACATCAAGGTGGAGCTGGAGGCGCGGGAGAACGAGTTCAGGGCCGCGGGCAAGATCGTCGAGCTGCAACGGCTGCACCAGCGCGTCATCTACGATGTGGAGATGATGAAGGAGATGGGCCACTGCAGCGGCATCGAGAACTACAGCCGCTTCCTGGACGGCCGCCAGCCGGGCCAGCCGCCCCACACGCTGCTGGACTACTTCCCTGAGGACTTCATCGTCTTCATGGACGAAAGCCATGTGGCCACAGGCCAGCTCCACGGCATGTACAACGGCGACCGCTCCCGCAAGACCACGCTCGTGGACTACGGCTTCCGCCTCCCTTCCGCCCTGGATAACCGCCCTCTCAAATTCGAAGAATTCGAGAGCCGGGTGAAGCAGGTGGTGTATGTCTCCGCCACCCCCGGCGACTACGAGCTGCAGCAGAGCGGCGGCGCCTTCGTGGAGCAGGTGGTGCGGCCCACGGGCCTGGTGGATCCCCTCGTGGAGGTGCGCCCCGTGGGCACCCAGGTGGATGACCTGCTGGAGGAGATCCGCAAGACCGTGGCCCGGGACGAGCGCGTGCTGGTGACGGTCCTCACCAAGAAGCTGGCGGAGCAGCTCACGGCCTACTACCAGGAGCTGGGCATCAAGGCCGAGTACCTGCACAGCGAGATCGACACGCTGGAGCGGGTGGAGCTGCTGAAGAACCTGCGTCGGGGTGTCTTCGATGTGCTGGTGGGCATCAACCTGCTGCGCGAGGGCCTGGACCTTCCGGAAGTGAGCCTAGTGGCCATTCTGGATGCGGACAAGGAGGGCTTCCTCCGCAACAACCGCAGCCTCATCCAGACCATCGGCCGGGCCGCTCGCCATGTGAACGGCCGGGCCATCCTCTATGCCGATGTGATGACGGGTTCCATGAAGCAGGCCATCGGCGAGACCGAGCGGCGCCGCAACAAGCAGCTGGCGCACAACCTGGAGCACGGCATCACACCCGAGACCGTCAAGCGCAACCTGGACGATGTCATGGGTGAGGCTCTGGCCCGGGAGTTCATCAATGTCTCCAGAGAGGATCAGGCCGCCGAAGAGCCGCTGCTCTACCTCGAGGACAAGGCCTTCGAGCGGGAAGTGGCCAAGCTCGAGAAGCGCATGAAGGAGCTGGCCTCCCACATGAAGTTCGAGGAGGCTGCGGAATTGCGCGACCGCATCCTCCACGCCCGCCGCGATCGGCTCCTGTCCGCCGGGGATTCGCCCCTCGCCATGGCCTCCGGGCCCGTGCCGGGCTGA
- a CDS encoding IgA Peptidase M64 gives MLRPLLLSLAALACLAAPPRTLRVDYGHTGDATSERFGVDRVVLEPLPWPGDPAKAVDTSNLGKYCFEVTDQATGKLLYSRGFASIYGEWETTDEAKTLGRSFAESLRFPQPEAPVRIQVKKRDAKNAFQTLWTFELDPKDPLIERTPAPAAGDLIALQKAGDPADKVDFLILGDGYTAADRGKFEQQARKVMELLFQQTPFKEHRKDFNVWALCPESKESGISRPSTGVHKRTPLGTTYDAFGSERYVLTFDNRAWRDIAAQAPYEFVEILVNAETYGGGGIHNLYSTASAGNSTIGYLFVHEFGHHFAGLADEYYTSDVAVTNSPSRPEPWEPNATADPKHPKWGNLLTAGVPLPTPWKKDEFEAHSHAYQKERRAIRAANRPESEMDALFAREKVFETKLLGTDAHSGKVGAFEGANYEAKGYFRSQEDCLMFTRDEVGFCAACRAAIEKVIRQYAK, from the coding sequence ATGCTCCGTCCTCTGCTGCTCTCCCTCGCCGCCCTGGCCTGCTTGGCCGCCCCGCCCCGCACCCTGCGGGTGGACTACGGCCACACGGGAGATGCCACCTCCGAGCGCTTCGGCGTGGACCGGGTGGTGCTGGAACCCCTGCCCTGGCCCGGCGATCCCGCCAAGGCCGTGGACACCAGCAACCTCGGGAAGTACTGCTTCGAAGTGACTGACCAGGCCACCGGGAAACTGCTTTATTCCAGGGGTTTCGCCAGCATCTACGGCGAATGGGAGACCACCGACGAGGCCAAGACCCTGGGCCGCTCCTTCGCCGAGTCCCTGCGCTTCCCGCAGCCCGAGGCGCCCGTCCGCATCCAGGTGAAGAAGCGAGACGCCAAGAACGCCTTCCAGACCCTCTGGACCTTCGAGCTCGATCCCAAAGATCCCCTCATCGAGCGGACCCCCGCCCCGGCCGCGGGTGATCTCATTGCCCTCCAGAAGGCCGGCGATCCCGCGGACAAGGTGGACTTCCTCATCCTGGGCGATGGCTACACGGCCGCCGACCGCGGCAAGTTCGAGCAGCAGGCGCGCAAGGTCATGGAGCTGCTCTTCCAGCAGACCCCCTTCAAGGAGCACCGGAAGGACTTCAATGTGTGGGCCCTCTGCCCCGAGTCCAAGGAGAGCGGCATCTCCCGGCCCTCCACGGGCGTTCACAAGCGCACGCCCCTGGGCACCACCTACGACGCCTTCGGCAGCGAACGCTATGTGCTCACCTTCGACAACCGCGCCTGGCGTGACATCGCCGCCCAGGCCCCCTACGAGTTCGTGGAGATCCTGGTGAACGCCGAGACCTACGGCGGCGGCGGAATCCACAACCTCTACAGCACCGCCTCCGCGGGCAACAGCACCATCGGCTACCTCTTCGTGCACGAGTTCGGCCACCACTTCGCGGGCCTGGCCGACGAGTACTACACCTCCGATGTGGCCGTCACCAACAGCCCCTCCCGCCCCGAGCCCTGGGAGCCCAACGCCACCGCCGACCCGAAGCACCCCAAGTGGGGGAATCTTCTGACCGCCGGCGTGCCTCTGCCCACCCCCTGGAAGAAGGACGAGTTCGAAGCCCACAGCCACGCCTACCAGAAGGAGCGCCGCGCCATCCGCGCCGCCAACCGGCCCGAGTCCGAGATGGACGCCCTCTTCGCCCGGGAGAAGGTCTTCGAGACAAAGCTGCTGGGCACCGACGCCCACAGCGGGAAGGTGGGCGCCTTCGAGGGGGCCAACTACGAGGCCAAGGGCTACTTCCGCAGCCAGGAGGACTGCCTGATGTTCACCCGCGACGAAGTGGGCTTCTGCGCCGCCTGTAGAGCTGCCATCGAGAAGGTGATCCGGCAGTACGCGAAGTGA